DNA from Arthrobacter sp. StoSoilB19:
ATTTTGTAGGCCAGCTGGTCCTCGCGGGGCAGGTTTTCTTCGCTTTTATAGACGCGGACGTGGTGTTCCTTAACCATGGTGCTCCTTCGGGTGGGATGCGTGGGTTGCTTTGACGTGGGAGAGGCTTCGGTGCAGGTGGACGATGGTGGCCGCCTCGGCGAGCCTGGGGTTGCCGGCCGCGATCGCCTCCGCGATGGCGGCATGCTCGGCGGCTGCGGCAGTGAGCCGGCAGGCATCGTCGGCGGCAAGCCGGCGGATCCGGACCAGGTGAACGCGCAGGCTGCGCATGGCCTGGGCCAGGTAGGAGTTGGAGATGGCGGCGTCGATTGCTGTGTCCAGCCGGCCCACCAGTTCGTAGTAGTCATGCAGGGCCGGCTCGTCACCGCCAATCAATGCGGGAGCCTCGAGCAGTTCGCGCTGCAGGCGCTCGAACGTCGCAGCCTCGCCGCGCCGCGCAGCCAGTGCCGCCGCCCTGCCCTCAAGGGTTTCGCGGAGTTCGAACAGTTCGTCAATGTCCTCAAGCGAGATGTCGGTGACGACGACGCCGCGGCCGCCTGCCGTCGTGAGGCCTTCCGCCGTAAGGCGCCCCAAGGCTTCCCGCAGCGGTGTGCGCGAGACGCCCAGACGCTCGGACTGTTCCACCTCGGCAAGGACCGTACCCGGCGCCAGGCGCCATTCGATGATGTCATCGCGCAGGGCGGCATAGGCCTTGTCGCTGGCGCGCATGCTCGTCTCCTTCCTCGGCTGACTGCATCAGTGTATACACAACTGGGCTCAAAAGAATGGACCTTTGAGAAAATATGCCAGAAATTGACTTCCTTGTATACAACGACCCTTGTGGTGGTTAACTCCGCCAGCTAGCATGAGCTGCATCACAACGTCGTGGACGGGATTACGTTATGGTCACCACCGGCTATCGGGACAGTTACCGGCGCAGCATCGAAGAGCCCGACGACTTTTGGCTGGAGGCCGCGGGAAACATCGCCTGGAGCTCTCCTCCGGCGCAGGCGCTGGACTCCACGTGGGCACCGCTCTACAGCTGGTTTCCCGACGGCACACTGAATACCTGCTACAACGCCCTTGACCGGCATATCGCCGAAGGCCGCGGGGAGCAGGTGGCCCTGATCCATGACTCGGCCATGCTGGGAACCCGGCACCGCTACACGTATGCCCAGCTCACGGACGCCGTGGCGCGCTTTGCCGGTGTGCTGCGCGGCCATGGCGTGGGAAAGGGGCACCGCGTGGTGATTTACATGCCAATGATCCCGGAAGCCGCTATCGCCATGCTGGCGTCGGCCCGGCTGGGCGCGGTCCATTCCGTGGTGTTCGGCGGTTTTGCGCCCAAGGAGCTCGCGGCCCGGATCCGGGACGCCGCACCCACTGCGGTGGTGACCGCTTCGGGCGGGATCGAACCCGCCCGCCGCATCGAGTATCTGCCGGCCGTCGCGGAGGCGCTGGAACTGGCGGGCATGCCGGATCTTCCCGTATTGGTCAAGGAGCGCGACGGATTCGCGTCCAAGGCTGCGGACCATGCGGGCTGGCTGGACTGGGACACGGAAATGGCTTCCGCAGAGCCTGCCGCTCCCGTTGAGGTGAAGGCCACCGATCCGCTCTACATCCTCTACACATCCGGAACCACCGGCACGCCAAAGGGAGTGGTGCGGGACAACGGCGGCCACGCCGTCGCCCTGCGCTGGACCCTGGAGAACATTTACGACGTCGGTCCGGGCGACGTGATGTGGACCGCGTCAGACGTCGGCTGGGTAGTGGGGCACTCCTACATTGTCTATGGCCCGCTGCTGGCCGGCGCCACCACGGTGATGTACGAGGGCAAGCCCGTAGGCACCCCGGATGCCGGCGCATTCTGGCGCGTGGTCCGGGACCACAGGGTCAATGTGCTCTTCACTGCGCCCACGGCACTCCGGGCCATCCGCAAGGCGGATCCGGCGGCGTCGCTGCTGCGGAAGTACGACATCTCCAGCCTGCGGACCCTGTTCACTGCCGGCGAGAGGCTGGACACGGACACCTTCCATTGGGCATCACGGGCCCTCGGCGTGCCGGTGGTGGACCACTGGTGGCAGACCGAGACCGGGTGGGCCATTTGCGCCAACCCGCGTGGCCTGGAGCAGTTGCCCATCAAGGCCGGCTCCCCGAGCGTGCCCATGCCCGGGTTCCGGCTGCAGATCCTCGACGGCGCAGGCGGAGAGGTGGAACCCGGCACCGAGGGCAACATCGTGCTTGGACTGCCGCTGCCGCCGGGCACCCTCACAACGCTGTGGCGGAATGATGAGCGCTACATCTCTTCCTACCTTCAGGCTTTCGAGGGCTGCTACGCCACCGGCGATTCGGGTTACCAGGACCGGGACGGGTACATCTTTGTCATGGGCCGTACGGACGACATCATCAATGTTGCCGGCCACAGGCTCTCAACCGGCGCCATGGAACAGGTGATCGGCCAGCATCCGGCCGTTGCGGAGTGCGCCGTGATCGGCCTCGCCGACCCCGTGAAGGGCCAGCGTCCCAGCGGCTACGTGGTGCTCAAAACCGGGGTGGACATCGCCGAAGACGTCCTGGCCAAGGATCTAGTGGCACTGGTCCGGCGGGACATTGGTGCGGTTGCGGACTTCAAACAGGTGACAGTGGTGGATGCACTGCCCAAGACCCGTTCGGGGAAGATCCTCCGCAAGACCATGCGCCAGATAGCGGACGGCGAGGAGTACACCGTTCCGTCCACCATCGAGGATCCAGGCGTCATCGATCAATTGATCGGAGCACTCCGGGCGGGGGAGGCGGAGGCTGGCTGAGGCGCATGGCCGGGGCGCGCACGTCCAACCCCGAGCGGCTCAGCGGGTGTTCCAGCGGTATTCGTTCTCCGGCCTGCCGGGGGTGCCGTAGCGGGCGGTCCGGGAAACTGTTCCCGCATCGGCCAGGTACTCAAGGTAGCGCCGAGCCGTCACGCGCGACATCCCCAGGGCGTCCATGACCTCCGTGGCGGACACTGCTTCGGGCTGCCCCCGGAGGAACTCCTGGACGGATCCGAGCGTCGAGGTTGAGAGTCCCTTGGGCAGCGGGAGTTCGGATGGCGCCCGGAGGCTGGCAAAGGCCTGGTCCACTTCGCTTTGCGAGGCGCCCCCCTTGCCGGGGCCACCGCCGGAACCGGCCAACTGCTGCCGGAACTGGCGGTAATTTTCCAGCTTGTCGGAGAACGTGGCGAACGTGAAGGGCTTGATCAGGTACTGGACCACGCCGATTGCCACGGCGCTGCGGACGATCGCCAGTTCGCGCACGGCGGTGATCGCAATGATGTCCGCCAGGATCCCCGCCGAACGCATCCGGCGGGCGATGTCCAGGCCATGCAGGTCGGGTAGGTTCATGTCCAGCAGGACCAGTTCAACGGGCTCTCCCGCGGCCACGAATTCGTTCAGCAGCCGCAGGGCCGACTGGCCGTCGGGGGCTGTCCCGGCGAGCTCGAATCCTTCCAGCCTCCCCACGTAGGCCGCGTGCGCTGCCGAAGCGATGGCCTCATCTTCGACGACGAGGACCCGGATGTTGCTCACTGTCTGTGCTCCTTCTCCGCGGACACCGCTGCAGGCAGGAATACTTCGAACTTGGCGCCGCGCCGGCCGTTGATGGCCAGCGTACCGCCCAAACGCTGCACCGCCTGCCGCACCAGGGCCAGGCCGATGCCCCGGCCCCCGGCCCCCGCAGGCTTGGTGCTGAATCCGTGCCTGAAGATCTTTTCCGCATCGGTGGGGTCGATGGGCGTTCCGGAATCGTTGACGGCGATGTCCAGGCCTTCTTCATCGGCCTCCAGCGTCAGCACCACCCTCCGCGGAGGGGGTGCATCGGCGGCGGCATCGATGGCATTGTCCAGCAGGTTGCCCAGGATCGTCACCAGGTCCTGGACGGCCACCCCGGGTGCCGTGCCGGAGCCCAGGGTGGAGAGATCCAGCTGGACGCCGCGTTCGTGGGCCTCGGCCACCTTTCCCATGAGCAGGGCGCCCACCACCGGTTCATCGATCGAACTCACCATGTCATCTGTCAGCTGCTGGCTCAGGGCCAGGTCCTGGGTTGCAAAGTCCAGGGCTTCCCTGGTCCGGCCGAGTTCCAGGAGCGAAACCAAGGTGTGCAGCCGGTTGGCGTGCTCGTGGGTCTGGGCGCGCAGCGCGTCGGAAAGGGTGCGCATGGTCTGCAGTTCGTTGCCCAGCGCTTCGATTTCTGTCCGGTCCCTGAGGGTGGCCACGGTCCCGTAGACGGGGACCTTCCCGCGGGTGCCCCGGGCCTCGGGACCCCGGGCCGGCCCCTGGTTGACCACCAGCACGCGGGAGCCGGTCAGGACCATCTCGTCCTTGGTGGTCCGCCCGGACTCGAACAGGCTGCGCAGTTCGTCGTCCAGGGGAAGGTCTGCCAGCGATGGGGGCCGGGTGGGGTCATTGTTGCCGGTGTCGGCCAGGCCCAGCAGCTCGGCAGCCTGGTCGTTGTACATCACCACGCGCTTCCGGGCATCGATCAGGATCAGCCCTTCCCGGACCGAGTGCAGCACCGACTCGTAGTAGGCGAACAGCTGTGCCAGCTGTTCGGGACCCCAGCCCCGGGTAACCCGCCGCAGGTACCTGCCCAGCAGCCACGACGCCAGTGAACCGCCCACCAGGAGGGCCATGCCGACGGCCAGCAGGACGGGAAGGCGCCCGGCAAAGGCGATATCGACGCTGCGGACGGTAACACCCACCGCTACGAGGGCCTTGACTGTCCCCGCAGAATCCTTGACCGGAACAATGGTCCGCACCGACGGGCCCAGCGTACCTGCCGTCACTTCGGTGTAGGTGTGGCCGCGGAGTGCTTCATCGATGGAGCCGATGTAGGGCCGGCCCAGCTCCTCGTCCCGCGGGTGGGTCCAGCGGGTACGGTCCGGCGCCATGATCGTGATGAAGTCCACGTGGGCCGCGGTGGTGACGTCTTTGGCATACGGCTGCAGGACGGCGGACGGGTCCGGCGTGGCAGCAGCCTGGAGCACCAGGGGATTGGCGGCGATGGAGGCAGCCACGCCTTCCATCCGGCGGCCCGCTTCGTCATACGTCCGGTCCCGCGCGTCCACGTAGGCGGCCGTTCCCACGATGGCGATAAACGACACGACGATCAGCAGGTTCGCCAGGAAGAGCCGGCGGGCGATACTCCAGCGGTGGATCATGCCTGCCTCCCTTGGACCCTGCCGATACCGCGACCAATATGAACGCAACGGTGAGCTGGATCACGGGGTGCCCAATGATGGATATCACATTGGACGGACGTGTTGAGCCCAGAGACTGCGCCGCAACGTCTATCAGAATATCCACAAGGAGACACATCATGGCTTCTCAACGAGGAGAGTCGCTCGAGACCGCGACCCCGCGGCGCAAGGGACTGGACAAGTCCCACTACCTCTACATCGCAGTTATCGCCGCCGTCGTCCTCGGCGCGGTGGTGGGCCTGCTGTTCCCGGAGGTGGGCAAGTCCCTCAAGCCCCTGGGCGACGGCTTCGTCAAGCTCATCAAGATGATGATCGCACCGGTCATTTTCTGCACCATCGTCCTGGGCATCGGCTCCATCGCCAAGGCAGCCACCGTCGGCAAGGTCGGCGGCCTGGCACTGGGCTACTTCATCATCATGTCAACCTTCGCCCTGGCCATCGGCCTGGTGGTAGGCAACATCATCCACCCCGGCGAGGGCCTGAAGCTGACGCCGTACGACCCCAACAAGAAGGCGGCGACCGACAGCACCGTGGACTTCCTGCTGGGCATCATCCCCAGTGACGTCCCCGTGCTGCCCACCCTGCTGGCAGCCATCCTGGTTGGCTTCGCGCTGCAGAAGATGGGCGCCCAGGGTGCCCCGATCCTCAAGGCTGTCGGCTACGGCCAGGCACTGGTGTTCCGCATCCTCATCATGATCATGTGGCTCGCTCCGGTAGGTGCCTTCGGTGCCATCGCCGCCGTCGTGGGCGCAACCGGCGTGCAGGCCATCGTCAGCATGTTCACCCTGATGATCGCCTTCTACATCACCTGCGCACTGTTCATCGTGGTGATCCTGGGCGGCCTGCTCCAGGTGGTTGCCGGCGTCAACATCTTCAAGCTGATGAAGTACCTGGCCCGTGAGTACCTCATCATCTTCTCCACGTCGTCCTCGGAAGCGGCACTGCCGCGGCTGATCGCCAAGATGGAACACCTCGGCGTCTCCAAGCCGGTCGTCGGCGTCACCGTTCCCACCGGCTACTCCTTCAACCTGGACGGAACCGCCATCTACCTGACCATGGCGTCCCTGTTCGTGGCCAACGCCATGGGCACCCCGCTGGACCTCGGCGCCCAGATCTCCCTGCTGGTGTTCATGATCATCGCCTCCAAGGGTGCCGCCGGTGTGACCGGTGCCGGCCTTGCAACCCTCGCGGCCGGCCTGCAGGCACACAAGCCCGAACTGCTCGGCGGCGTGGGCATGATCGTCGGCATCGACCGGTTCATGTCCGAGGCCCGCGCCCTGACCAACTTCACGGGCAACGCGGTGGCCACCGTCCTGATCGGCACCTGGGTCAAGGAGATCGACGGCGGCCAGGTTGGCCGGGTGCTGTCCGGCGAAGAACCTTTCGACGAGGCAACCATGATGGTCCACCATCACGGCGAAATGGCACCCAAGGAAGAGGGCGCCCGCGAGGCTGCCAAGGCCTAGCCACCGCCAGGACACCCCACGGGACCGCCCCCGCAGCCATGCTGCGGGGGCGGTCCTGCGTTCCCCGGCAGCGTTCCCCGGCAGAGCAACCTTCGACCTCAGCTAGAGGGTCAAGGCTCAACATTCGCGGAAAGTCAAGTTCCGTCGAATGCCGTGTCGGGCGCTGTAACCTAGGGAGCAGAACGAACGGCGCTGGTGAGCCAGCGGCAGGAAATCACCGTCATCGAAAGTGTGGACAGATACGTGAGCAGCGAACAGGGTTCAGCAACTCTGGAGGGCACGGAATTCGACCTGGAAAACGCGGTGATGGGGCCCACCGGGCGCCCATACCGGGAGTTCCCGGAACCCGCGCCGCTGTCCTCCCACGGTCCGGCCCGCGTCATCGCCATGGTCAACCAAAAGGGCGGCGTGGGGAAGACCACCTCCACCATCAACCTAGCCGCGGCGCTCGCCGAGTACGGCCGCCGCGTCCTCCTGGTGGACTTCGACCCCCAGGGTGCGCTCTCCGCCGGCCTTGGTGTCAACCCGCATGAGCTGGACCTCACGGTGTACAACGTCCTGATGGACCGCAAGGTGGATATCCGTGACGCCATCCACCACACGGGCGTCGAGAACGTCGACCTGCTGCCCGCCAACATCGACCTCTCCGCCGCGGAAGTCCAGCTGGTCAACGAGGTGGCGCGCGAACAGGTCCTGGACCGTGCGCTCAAGAAAGTCGAAGACGATTACGACGTCGTCCTCATCGACTGCCAGCCCTCCCTGGGCCTCCTGACCGTCAACGCCCTCACGGCAGCCCACGGCGTCATCATCCCGCTCATTTGCGAGTTCTTCGCCCTTCGCGCCGTGGCGCTGCTGGTCGAAACCATCGACAAGGTCCAGGACCGGCTGAACCCTCGCCTTCAGGTGGACGGCGTACTGGCCACCATGTACGACGCAAGGACACTGCACAGCCGCGAAGTGATCACCCGCCTGGTGGAGGCGTTCGGCGACAAGGTCTTCGAAACTGTCATCAAGCGCTCCATCAAGTTCGCAGACGCTACCGTGGCCGCGGAGCCCATCACCAGCTACGCCGGAAACCACGTGGGCGCCGACGCCTACCGCCGGCTGGCAAAGGAGCTGATCTCCCGCGGCGGCGCACCCTGACCACGCCGTGGCCGAATCCAAACCCGGCTTCGAGGTGCGGCTGGCCAACTTCACGGGTCCCTTCGACCTCCTTCTGGGGCTGATCGCCAAACACCAGCTGGACATTACAGAAGTGGCCATTGCCACCGTCACGGATGAGTTCATCAAGTACATCCGTAAACTGCAGCGGCTCGGTGAAGAGTGGGCCCTGGACGAGGCAAGCGAATTCCTGGTGATCGCCGCCACGCTGCTTGACCTCAAGGCGGCACGGCTCCTTCCCGCGGGTGAGGTGGAGGACGACGAGGACATCGCCCTTCTGGAAGCGCGGGACCTCCTCTTTGCCCGGCTGCTGCAGTACAAGGCTTTCAAGCAGGTGGCAGGAATCCTGGGCGAAACCCTGCACCAGGAAGGCCGGCGCTTTCCACGCCAGGTGGCCCTGGAGGAGCACTTCGCGTCGATGCTCCCTGAACTGGTGTGGAAACACACGCCGCAACAGTTCGCCGCGCTGGCCGAGGCCGCGCTCCGGCCCAAAGCGCCCGCCCAGCCGCCGCAAGTGGCACTCGGCCACCTGCATGGGAGCAACGTCAGCGTCAAGGAACAGGCCCGGATGATGGGGCTTCGCCTGCAACAGGAGTCGCCCCAGACCTTCCGTTCCCTGATTGCCGACGCCGATTCCACCCTGGTGGTGGTGGCCCGCTTCCTGGCGCTCCTGGAACTGTTCCGGGACCGGGCCGTGTCGTTCGACCAGCTGTCCCCGCTGTCCGAGCTTGCCATCCACTGGACAGCCGAAGGCCGCGACTGGTCGGCGGAAAACCTGAGCGAAGAGTATGAGGAGCAGGCGTGAATTCCAAGCCGCAGGACCTGGCCGTGGAAGGCGGGGCAATGCTTGAGGACACATGGAAGCCGGAGGACACGGCGCCACGGGAGGACGCGGACCACGGCCCGGACTTCGACGACCTCCCCGGCGGTGCCAAGGCTGCCCTCGAAGCGGTGCTCATGGTCCTGGACCAACCCGCCACGGAGGAAGAGCTGGCAGCCGGGGTAGGCCTGACGGTCACCGCGGTCCGCTCCCTGCTGGCAGAACTGCAGCGTGAGTATAACGGCTATACTGTTAAAGCCCCGGAGATGGAGGATGCCAGCCACGCTGGCATTGGTTCCAGCCCCCGGGGTTTTGAATTGCGGAACATCGCCGGTGGCTGGCGGATCTACTCGCGCACGGAGTTTGCCGACATTGTCGGCAAATATGTGCTTGAGGGGCAGACCGCCAGGCTTACCCAGGCGGCGTTGGAAACACTGGCAGTCATCGCGTACCGCCAGCCCGTTTCCCGGGCCCGGGTGTCTGCAATTCGCGGTGTCAATGTTGATTCCGTCGTACGGACGCTTGCCCAGCGCGGGCTGATCGAGGACGCGGGAACGGATCCCGAGTCCGGCGCAATCCTCTACCGGACCACCTCCTATTTCCTTGAACGGATGGGAATCAGTTCAGTGGAGGACCTGCCCCAGCTGTCGCCGCACCTTCCGGGACTCGACGGGATCGCAGAGTTCTACGACGCCGGGACCATGTAGGCAGGACCCTTCTGCCGGCAGCGGTCTCATGAGCAGTTTGTTTATCAGGTTTTCTATCAGGGCAGACGAAGTCTGCGCGGCTGGCTAGGGTTGTCCTTGGACATCTCTGCCGGCCAAAACACATTGAAGGACGGGTCATGACACAGGCGGGACGCCAGGGTTCACCACGTAACAGTTCGGGACGCGGCGGCAACGAGCGCAACAACTCCCAGCAGCGCAGCGCACAGGGCGGCGGCTTCAGCGGCGGTTCCCGCGGCGGAACAGCCAAGCGGGCAGCAGGATTCGGCGGGGACCGGCCCCACCGCGCCCCCAAGCCGCGCGAGGAACGCTTCATCGACCCCGATCTGGCGGGGGACCAGCAGGCACGGGCATCGGAGGGCGCCCGGGGCGCCAAGCCGTCGTCGCGCAAACCCGCGGCACGCAAGCCCGGCGCCAAGAAGGCTCCCGGAACTCCCGGTGCCCTCAAGCCCAAGCCGCGTACCGGTGCACCCGGGACAGCCGCTTCCCGTGCATTCGGCAGCGAACGCTTCGGCCAGAACCTGGGTCCGGTCCGCAAGCCCGGCCGGAAGAAGGGCCCCCGCGGTAACGTTCCGCAGTCCGAACTCCATGATGCAGACGGCGTGCGCCTCCAGAAAGTAATGGCGTCCGCCGGAGTCGCATCCCGGCGCGTCTGCGAAGAAATGATCGCCGAGGGCCGCGTTGAGGTGGACGGCCAGGTGGTTACGGAACTCGGCATGCGCGTCGATCCCAAGACCGCCGTCATCCATGTTGACGGCTTGCGGATCCAGTTGGACGAGAACCTGGTCTACATGGTGTTCAACAAGCCCAAGGGCGTGGTGTCCACCATGGAGGATCCCGAGGGCCGGCCGTGCATCAGCGACTTCCTGAAGAGCAACAAGAACACCGGCGAACGCCTCTTCCATGTGGGAAGGCTCGACGTCGCCACCGAAGGCCTGCTGCTGCTGACCAACGACGGCGAACTCGCCAACAGGCTGACCCACCCGTCCTACGAGGTTCCCAAGACCTACCTGGTGCAGGTGCGCGGGCCGTTCCCGCAGGGCGTAGGCGCCCAGCTGAAAGCCGGCGTGGAACTGGAGGACGGGTTCGCGTCCGTTGACTCCTTCCGCCTGGTGGACTCCACCCCGGGCCACGTGCTGATCGAGGTTGTGCTCCACTCGGGTAAGAACCGGATTGTCCGCCGACTCTTTGATGCTGTCGGCTTCCCGGTCCAGCGGCTGGTCCGCGTCAAGGTGGGCCCCATCGGACTCGGGGACCAGCGCCAGGGCAGCATCCGCAACCTGGGCAAGCAGGAAGTCGGCCACCTGCTGGCATCCGTAGGACTCTGACGCATGTCCGCGTTCAAAAGCCAGGGCCGCGGCCACCTGGATGGCCCGGTGGTGGTGATTGGTACCGGACTGCTGGGCACCAGCATTGGGCTGGGCCTGCGGGGGCGTGGCGTACCTGTGTTCCTTTCCGACCCGTCACCCACCAACCAGGCGGTGGCGGTGGACATCGGTGCCGGGCGTCCCCTGTCCGAGCTGGGCAACCGCAAACCGCAACTGGTTGTGGTTGCCGCCCCGCCGGACGTGACGGCCGGCGTCGTGTGCCAGGCGCTGGCTGACTACCCCGACGCCGTCGTGGTGGACATAGCCAGCGTCAAGGCTGACATCCTGGCCCGTCTGCGCGGCCTCGGTGCCGACCTCACCCGGTACGTGGGCACCCACCCCATGGCCGGGCGGGAAAAATCGGGACCGGTGGCCGCCCGCGGCGAGCTGTTCACCTCCATGCCTTGGGTGGTGTGCCCCTCCGGGGAGACCTCCGGCGCTGCCCTGCAAGTGGCACGGTCGCTTGCCTCGGATCTTGGAGCGGTTGTCTCGCAGTTCACGGCGGACGAACATGATGAAGCAGTGGCCCTGGTGTCGCACCTGCCCCAGGTCATGTCATCCCTGCTGGCCAGCCGCCTCCAGGGAACGCC
Protein-coding regions in this window:
- a CDS encoding GntR family transcriptional regulator; the protein is MRASDKAYAALRDDIIEWRLAPGTVLAEVEQSERLGVSRTPLREALGRLTAEGLTTAGGRGVVVTDISLEDIDELFELRETLEGRAAALAARRGEAATFERLQRELLEAPALIGGDEPALHDYYELVGRLDTAIDAAISNSYLAQAMRSLRVHLVRIRRLAADDACRLTAAAAEHAAIAEAIAAGNPRLAEAATIVHLHRSLSHVKATHASHPKEHHG
- a CDS encoding propionyl-CoA synthetase, which translates into the protein MVTTGYRDSYRRSIEEPDDFWLEAAGNIAWSSPPAQALDSTWAPLYSWFPDGTLNTCYNALDRHIAEGRGEQVALIHDSAMLGTRHRYTYAQLTDAVARFAGVLRGHGVGKGHRVVIYMPMIPEAAIAMLASARLGAVHSVVFGGFAPKELAARIRDAAPTAVVTASGGIEPARRIEYLPAVAEALELAGMPDLPVLVKERDGFASKAADHAGWLDWDTEMASAEPAAPVEVKATDPLYILYTSGTTGTPKGVVRDNGGHAVALRWTLENIYDVGPGDVMWTASDVGWVVGHSYIVYGPLLAGATTVMYEGKPVGTPDAGAFWRVVRDHRVNVLFTAPTALRAIRKADPAASLLRKYDISSLRTLFTAGERLDTDTFHWASRALGVPVVDHWWQTETGWAICANPRGLEQLPIKAGSPSVPMPGFRLQILDGAGGEVEPGTEGNIVLGLPLPPGTLTTLWRNDERYISSYLQAFEGCYATGDSGYQDRDGYIFVMGRTDDIINVAGHRLSTGAMEQVIGQHPAVAECAVIGLADPVKGQRPSGYVVLKTGVDIAEDVLAKDLVALVRRDIGAVADFKQVTVVDALPKTRSGKILRKTMRQIADGEEYTVPSTIEDPGVIDQLIGALRAGEAEAG
- a CDS encoding response regulator produces the protein MSNIRVLVVEDEAIASAAHAAYVGRLEGFELAGTAPDGQSALRLLNEFVAAGEPVELVLLDMNLPDLHGLDIARRMRSAGILADIIAITAVRELAIVRSAVAIGVVQYLIKPFTFATFSDKLENYRQFRQQLAGSGGGPGKGGASQSEVDQAFASLRAPSELPLPKGLSTSTLGSVQEFLRGQPEAVSATEVMDALGMSRVTARRYLEYLADAGTVSRTARYGTPGRPENEYRWNTR
- a CDS encoding sensor histidine kinase produces the protein MIHRWSIARRLFLANLLIVVSFIAIVGTAAYVDARDRTYDEAGRRMEGVAASIAANPLVLQAAATPDPSAVLQPYAKDVTTAAHVDFITIMAPDRTRWTHPRDEELGRPYIGSIDEALRGHTYTEVTAGTLGPSVRTIVPVKDSAGTVKALVAVGVTVRSVDIAFAGRLPVLLAVGMALLVGGSLASWLLGRYLRRVTRGWGPEQLAQLFAYYESVLHSVREGLILIDARKRVVMYNDQAAELLGLADTGNNDPTRPPSLADLPLDDELRSLFESGRTTKDEMVLTGSRVLVVNQGPARGPEARGTRGKVPVYGTVATLRDRTEIEALGNELQTMRTLSDALRAQTHEHANRLHTLVSLLELGRTREALDFATQDLALSQQLTDDMVSSIDEPVVGALLMGKVAEAHERGVQLDLSTLGSGTAPGVAVQDLVTILGNLLDNAIDAAADAPPPRRVVLTLEADEEGLDIAVNDSGTPIDPTDAEKIFRHGFSTKPAGAGGRGIGLALVRQAVQRLGGTLAINGRRGAKFEVFLPAAVSAEKEHRQ
- a CDS encoding C4-dicarboxylate transporter DctA; this translates as MASQRGESLETATPRRKGLDKSHYLYIAVIAAVVLGAVVGLLFPEVGKSLKPLGDGFVKLIKMMIAPVIFCTIVLGIGSIAKAATVGKVGGLALGYFIIMSTFALAIGLVVGNIIHPGEGLKLTPYDPNKKAATDSTVDFLLGIIPSDVPVLPTLLAAILVGFALQKMGAQGAPILKAVGYGQALVFRILIMIMWLAPVGAFGAIAAVVGATGVQAIVSMFTLMIAFYITCALFIVVILGGLLQVVAGVNIFKLMKYLAREYLIIFSTSSSEAALPRLIAKMEHLGVSKPVVGVTVPTGYSFNLDGTAIYLTMASLFVANAMGTPLDLGAQISLLVFMIIASKGAAGVTGAGLATLAAGLQAHKPELLGGVGMIVGIDRFMSEARALTNFTGNAVATVLIGTWVKEIDGGQVGRVLSGEEPFDEATMMVHHHGEMAPKEEGAREAAKA
- a CDS encoding AAA family ATPase, giving the protein MSSEQGSATLEGTEFDLENAVMGPTGRPYREFPEPAPLSSHGPARVIAMVNQKGGVGKTTSTINLAAALAEYGRRVLLVDFDPQGALSAGLGVNPHELDLTVYNVLMDRKVDIRDAIHHTGVENVDLLPANIDLSAAEVQLVNEVAREQVLDRALKKVEDDYDVVLIDCQPSLGLLTVNALTAAHGVIIPLICEFFALRAVALLVETIDKVQDRLNPRLQVDGVLATMYDARTLHSREVITRLVEAFGDKVFETVIKRSIKFADATVAAEPITSYAGNHVGADAYRRLAKELISRGGAP
- a CDS encoding ScpA family protein, with product MAESKPGFEVRLANFTGPFDLLLGLIAKHQLDITEVAIATVTDEFIKYIRKLQRLGEEWALDEASEFLVIAATLLDLKAARLLPAGEVEDDEDIALLEARDLLFARLLQYKAFKQVAGILGETLHQEGRRFPRQVALEEHFASMLPELVWKHTPQQFAALAEAALRPKAPAQPPQVALGHLHGSNVSVKEQARMMGLRLQQESPQTFRSLIADADSTLVVVARFLALLELFRDRAVSFDQLSPLSELAIHWTAEGRDWSAENLSEEYEEQA
- a CDS encoding SMC-Scp complex subunit ScpB; translated protein: MNSKPQDLAVEGGAMLEDTWKPEDTAPREDADHGPDFDDLPGGAKAALEAVLMVLDQPATEEELAAGVGLTVTAVRSLLAELQREYNGYTVKAPEMEDASHAGIGSSPRGFELRNIAGGWRIYSRTEFADIVGKYVLEGQTARLTQAALETLAVIAYRQPVSRARVSAIRGVNVDSVVRTLAQRGLIEDAGTDPESGAILYRTTSYFLERMGISSVEDLPQLSPHLPGLDGIAEFYDAGTM
- a CDS encoding pseudouridine synthase; protein product: MTQAGRQGSPRNSSGRGGNERNNSQQRSAQGGGFSGGSRGGTAKRAAGFGGDRPHRAPKPREERFIDPDLAGDQQARASEGARGAKPSSRKPAARKPGAKKAPGTPGALKPKPRTGAPGTAASRAFGSERFGQNLGPVRKPGRKKGPRGNVPQSELHDADGVRLQKVMASAGVASRRVCEEMIAEGRVEVDGQVVTELGMRVDPKTAVIHVDGLRIQLDENLVYMVFNKPKGVVSTMEDPEGRPCISDFLKSNKNTGERLFHVGRLDVATEGLLLLTNDGELANRLTHPSYEVPKTYLVQVRGPFPQGVGAQLKAGVELEDGFASVDSFRLVDSTPGHVLIEVVLHSGKNRIVRRLFDAVGFPVQRLVRVKVGPIGLGDQRQGSIRNLGKQEVGHLLASVGL
- a CDS encoding prephenate dehydrogenase, coding for MSAFKSQGRGHLDGPVVVIGTGLLGTSIGLGLRGRGVPVFLSDPSPTNQAVAVDIGAGRPLSELGNRKPQLVVVAAPPDVTAGVVCQALADYPDAVVVDIASVKADILARLRGLGADLTRYVGTHPMAGREKSGPVAARGELFTSMPWVVCPSGETSGAALQVARSLASDLGAVVSQFTADEHDEAVALVSHLPQVMSSLLASRLQGTPLHALSLAGNGLRDVTRIAASDPTLWVQILGGNAAKVVEILYGVREDLNRLIGTLEQPTAPGARLDLAQLISEGNAGQARIPGKHGGPPQAYSWLTVLVDDKPGQIAQLLTEIGEIGVNVEDLRLDHSSGQNVGMVELSVLPNKHDHLIEALNDRGWRVLQ